Genomic DNA from Chaetodon trifascialis isolate fChaTrf1 chromosome 19, fChaTrf1.hap1, whole genome shotgun sequence:
taTCTCCCAAACGTAGTGaagtagaaatgcattaaaTGGAAGTACTGAAAAGAAGTACCTCCACACTgtaattgagtaaatgtacttacattactttccaccactgctttcCAGTCACAGTTTGCTTACATTAAAAAGTGCGTATTGTTTTGTCTTGcagatatttattttaaaattgtTAGTTTAAAATATTAAAGGCTAGACCTGGCCTAGTAACACCTCTCTCAAAATATAATCTAACCAATAGTGTAACAGGATTTTACTTCTTTCTCAAACTCAACATGCATGAAATCTGAAATTCTTCACTGGCTGTTTCACAAGCAGCGCTTGGGATAATCCCAGCTTGGTGCAAACAGCCCAGGTGGCTGAACTTTCGCTCATGCTTCAACTAATTATTTGTCTGTGTTGTATATTTCACTACAACTTACTTCACAGTGTCAGCTTACACAACTTCCCTGTTTACTGACTTTCAACATACTAATGTTCTCCATCGCTTTTCCTTTCTGGTGGCCCTGTAGTTCACAGAAGTGAGTACACGTATAGAGGAGGGTATCACTACCACTACCAGCCACCAAGGATCCCTCCACCGGTAGTGTATCGACCTATTCCTCTATCTCCTCCAGTGACTTACCACAGACCCTCAGTCCCCATGCCGCCATATCACCACAGATTCAATGGGCCAGTGGCACCGCAAATGCACCACATATACAAAGGTCTATCTCCACCTGTAGCTCACCATCCCCATCAAAGGTTCAAAGGCCCCTTCCCTTACAAATTCAAAGGTCCATGCCCAATAAAGTCACACCCAATGGTGCCAACAACACCCGTGCTACACCTCCCTACCTCCCGTCCGACTCTACCAGAACCAACAGTGCCGCCAACTCCGCCTGCAGCCACCGTGGTACCGGTGACAACCAACCTCCCAGTTGTGGTGACCACTGTGGTGCCAGTGGAGACCACCGCTCCTGTGACGCTACCGGTCAGTACCCAAAGCGGCTTCATCACCACCGTCAGTGCTGTGGAGACAGGTAGAATATTACCAGTTAGGTTTGCTTTGCAACCCAACCAGTGCTCCTTCCTGCTTTCCAGGTCAGATCTGTTTGTCACAGAAATATGCAAACGCCACTCAAAGCTTTATTtagaggaggaaagagacatTTTGTGAAAGACTCTTATTCCCTTTCTTGTTGAGAGATAAGAAGATCAACACcagtctcatgtctgtccaataaaaatgaagccaaagtCAGCAGACTGTTtgcttagcctagcataaagactggaaacagaagaaacagcTAGCCAAAGGTAACTAAATCCACTTACAGCAACCCCATATAGTCAAGTTTCCTCTCCACCaatctccttctctctcaggtcatgttttgttgtgttcattgtgaatcactgagtgtttttttttttagctaagCCATcaaccaaatcaaatcaaaacaatAGCTTTaccttcatatttactgtacaggcaTATGAGTGTTGTTCTGTTCATTTAACTTcctgcaagaaagtgaataagcatattacccaaaacatcaaattattccattaaagcaaatgtttgtttgtttttttatcaacAAGTAATATAACTTACTTTATGACAGTGATGTATTTTAGTGGAAGCAGACAAACGTAGCAGCTCTCCAGACTTGTTTTAAACAACCAAAGAGGATCAAACTGCAGAAATGTAGGTTAGTATATGTTTATGTGATTTTACAGGCAGGACTCCTAACACTGTCTCCATCTTTATGTGTGGGCATCAAGCATCCTTTTCATTCAGGAAATGAGATAAAAGGATACGTCCTGTGATAAGTCTGTGATGGACtattcaaacactgaaatgataCAGCATGAGATATGGCATGCTATATCATTTCACCGGAACCACAAGCTTTTAATTTACCACTGCAGTGATGCACAAAAGTTTCCTTTGTTACCATGAGAATGCGTATTGTGCATCCCAGAGTGTCCTGTGTACTGTTCTTGATTGTTAACTGTATGACTTTCATTGTGACCATTTAATCATCCGGCTTGACTGTTCCTCTGAGTGATGAACTGGGTTTTGTAGTGTTAAATGGACTCAATCCTGCCATGGTTTGGTTGATCACCAGAGACAGACTCTCAGTGCAGGAGCCGTCCCCTGGACCTGGTCTTCATCATTGACAGCTCTCGCAGCGTGCGTCCTGGTGAGTTTGAGAAGGTGAAGATATTCCTGGCTGACATGGTCGACACGTTGGACGTGGGCAGTGACGCTACCAGAGTGGCTGTGGTCAACTATGCCAGCACGGTCAAGATCGAGTTCCTGCTCAAAGACCACTTCAACAAACCCGACTTGAAGAAAGCCATCTCCCGCATCGAGCCCTTGGCGGCCGGCACCATGACAGGCCTCGCCATCAAGACCGCAGTGAACGAAGCCTTCACTGAGAAGTCTGGAGCCCGGCCTCGCTCCAGGAACATCTCCAAGGTGGCCATCATTGTGACGGACGGGAGACCTCAAGaccaggtggaggaggtgtcTGCCGCAGCTCGAGCCTCAGGCATCGAGATCTACGCCGTCGGGGTGGACCGTGCCGACATGCGCTCCCTGCAGCTGATGGCTAGCATCCCTCTGGAGGACCACGTCTTCTATGTGGAGACCTATGGCGTTATCGAGAAGCTCACCTCCAAGTTCAGGGAGACCCTGTGTGGTAGGACAAAGAGACCTGCGAAACCTTTTTCCCACCATTAACCCTGGTTCTAGTTCCTCAGTAAGGGGCACCTACAGTCTACAGGGGGTTTTGTTACACATTGTGGATCATTTACTGTGCAATTGCTGAATTAGAAACTCTGAAATCATGAGGAAAATACCAGATGCTCTCAACCCCACATGGACTGCAGATGTCGGCACTAGAACCTGCTTGCAGTGTAAAGTCTTGGGGCCGTGCAGCCTTaaactttcagctcattttagTCATTTGATCACCGAGCAAAGCATCATTGTGGTGACTGCTTTGAATGAATCCCTTATTATTTGAAATGATATAAATGTGCAGCAGAGCCTCATTTTTTCAAACCAATCCAGAAACAGAGGCATCCAGGCTGATGCAGTAATGACTGGAATACACTCACATATGGACATATGCATAGGCTTTATTCTTTATATGACTTTGTTCAGTCATAAAACAACCTGCACATAATACACTTGTCCAAACGCACGTGTCTACATGTATGTGAATCCCCAAAATCACTTTGTTAGtggtgaaatgtgtgaaaacatcagTAATCTGAAGCCATTTGCCGATCTGATCTACAGATTTTCCCACATGTTTGCTGCACAAGAGCTCAGAAGATTTGGACAAATGAGATTCTGCTGTGAACTTGAATGTTTTCCAtgtctgatgtttgtgttgtccCCCAAGTACTGCAACTGTCATTACTGTGGTACTTCAGGGTTCTGTGATTTTACCTGTGTTGTCCAACACACAGTGAACCTAAGCAGTTGGCAAATGACCTTGGCTGAGATGTGGTGAAGGTGTAAGAACGAACCAAGTTTTCCACCTCCCGTGACAAGTGGTCAAGTGCAAACCAAGAAAAACTTGCAAATCAAATTTTTTGcacatgcagaaaatgaatctcACATTGAATATTGGATAGTTTATTGTCCTTTGTTTTGCCGACACAGTGGATTTTTGCAATCTGCAGAGCACTGCCTTACCTAACACAAGCTACCTGCTTATGCTAGCACATGAAACTGTATCCATGCTGCCATCTTGACAGCACCACCCCTTCATCCCGGCTTGTTCTAGGTCTGGACCCCTGTGCCATGGGACATGACTGCGAACACATGTGTGTCAACAGCAATGCCTCCTATTACTGCAAGTGCCGGAATGGTTATATCTTGAATGCAGACAAGAAAACATGTTCCCTGAAACGTAAGAACAACCGTATGGACTCCTGCAGCAAATGTGACTTTTTGCTGTGATAAAAGAGCTAAAAGTATATGTGtaaaagctttaaaagcagTCTGTGTTTGGCTTCTAAGCAGGGCTTCACAACATCACAACCAACTGGTGCATAATTCACTATTCATTGTAGCATTTGTTGGACAATTATTGGGTAATATTATAGAATTGAGTCACTATAACTGCATTATTCTTGGGGCAAAATGTAAATGATATTGTAGCATATTTTATGAAGTATTTATGTATAAATGTGTTTCTATTCGTGTGTGCTTTGGCAGCATCATTGGAAAAAGTAGAGTGGGTGGTATTTTTCCCTCTCTACATGATCTGTTACACTGATGTGAAATTTGCTCTCTCCTGGTGAagaggtgaaggtggaggtggtggaggatcCCTGTAAATGCGAAGCCAGACTGGCTTTCCAGAAGCAGGCTCAGGCAGCCATCCAGCAGCTCACAGCCAAGCATATCCTTCCTGTTGTTTCAGATGGAAGACATTTTATTATAAACAgtctctgcagcacatttcactGAGGCGACAGCTGCTTATTTCTACCTGCTGGCGTGTAACGTAACAGTGACCGCCATCACAATCATTTAATTGTGCCTGTAAACGAGTTTCCTTGACTGGTCTCACTCGCCGATGTGTCTGGGAGAATAGAGCGTCTGGAGAACATGGTGGGCCGTGCTTAAAGCTGGACGCAGTGGTAGGTGATGACAGTTTGTTCTGGGGTGATTAGCAGTCTCCCACCCACCACACAGTTTGAcctttgtttatttacattgtGCAGAGACGGCTCGCTGGTTTGGACATGTGCTTCCTGTCGTCCACCCTCCCAGAGCTCCTGTATGGATTTCAACCACACATGGAGTGAAGCTGTGATTCGTAAACCAACATCCTGACTGCTGAGGACTGTTGAGTAACAGCATCCACAGTTGAACATTATATGCAATGTTTTTAAACTGCTATGAAAGCAACTTACACTATTGTGTGATGTGCAACAACCAAAGCAGACAAGCATAATTTTCATTGTTTCTCCTGTACTGTattatgtatgttttttgtcctgtttgtaCAAAGTTGCATATTGTACatagtatttttatggaaaTGTTAAATTTACGTATATAACAagattttaacagaaaaatgCCGTATCTCCTGAAGTATTCGGCTATTAAAATGTGTCCTATATTAACTATATCTGATTATATACTCTGTAGCAATAGTCTAACTAAAAATGTATTGTTGCAAGTTGTATTATGTGTAAAGGATGATAAATGTTAatcttctgtgtctgtgaatgttaTGAGATGACATATAAGACTTAGAAATGTAACCCAGCAGACACGTTGAACAATAAAATAATCACAAAAGAGGCTATATTATGTCTTTTTGAGTTCTTAAAAGTGCAAAGAGTAAAATATGGCCAGGGTTTTAGTTTGAAACATTCAAGACATTATCAACAGAATATGAAGAAATACTAGTTCCAAACCCACAAAATGCCAAGACAGGAAATATTCTTACACCTGTTCTCCTTATTGACCAGAAAAATACACCCGTCcaccttctgaattcaagtttctttTACCAAACGATCTTAATTGCTGAGTTAATTCATCGTGAAACAagcttcattcaaactcgacagaaTCGACATAAAACTGGCTTGTCTCGCCACTGTCTTACAACAGCCACAGACTCCTGGTCAGAGCAGCTGTAAATCACCTCAGCACTGTTTTTCCTGTCATCACACTGACCTCGGCTTCAGTCTCTGAGGCTGTGTTTAGTCCTAAATGGCCGTGTTCAGTGGGAGGCTGCTAAATTTTCTCATGAATACATAAATTACGAACAAACATGAGTTCTGATCATTCAGGTCAGATTCCCTTCATTAAAAAAGTATGATTATGGTAAATCCCACATTGAGTCTTGACCCTCAATGAAGATGAAGTTTCAGTTAGCACTGAAATCTATTAGATTTGACACATCGCTCTGAACTCTGTGTCTCTGGATACAAAAGAAGCATTATATCAGTCTCTCTTATAAGTGTAAGTTTCAGTGCCatatgtgtatttctgtgtcaATATAGAAAGGTAAACATAACGGTCGagctctgacatttctgttaaCAATGTGTGATAATTTACTCTGGCAGTCAAAGCGCTCTGATATCTGAGGTCAGGTGATGATCACTTCCGAAACCTTCTTACTCAAAAACTCACATTCAGACACTAAACATGCAAAATAAAGCTCAACCAAAGTCTGAAATGTACCCATGACTGAGCAGAGCTTTAAATTTGACTGGTCTGAGGTGATAAATTAGTCTGATGGATAATTATTTTAATACCTCTGCTATGCCACCATCTGTTTTTGCACCCTGTTATCACTGTCATGTCTTTTTTACTATCTAGCATTAGCAAAATAACAGCAGGCAGGGGTCATGGTGTTGACCTCTGGAATGAGCTGGCTTGTTTGCCTGAAACAGCGCTGACAACAGAGCGTCTCTGTCTGCTCCGTCTGTGTGAGGTAGAGAGTCAACACGCCAACGTTTACCTCTAGTCTGGTTTGgatcctctccctccttcctttaagcagacagctgctttatgtttgtttgCTATTTCAGGGGCTTTCATGGTTACCGTGCAGCACAGGCGGTCAGAGAGGTGAGGCCACCAGTGTTTCAGTGGGAGAAGATGAATGAGACTCACACGCCTCTGAGaagtggaaaacacacattaagCTCAGCGCGATGCATCCCTGTTCAGAGGGTTTTAAAGCTGAGTTTTCAGGAAtatgttaaaacattttaacagtGCTCTGTTTCATTGATGGCTGTGTTTTTCTAAGCGCCATAAACTgcatatttcaaatgtttttgtacAATGGACATTCGGACAACTTTCACAAATGTCTGTATGAAGCTGAGAAATGACTGAGGATGTTTGAACTATGCGGTTTGACAAAAAGGGGGATACCAGTGAATTGGTGACAGCAACATTTATTGTCCTGTCTAATTGGCCAAGAGGTTGAGAAGATTGTTACAGCtttgtacagtaaatattaagttagcttagcttagcataaagactggaaccagggggaaacaactagcctgcctctgtccacAGATATAACATATGCCTATTTACAGTACACCCCACAAACTCACTATAGTTGACAAGTTATATATTATTTGATCATATATTGAGTCATTTTGCAGCGTGGTGGTGCTGTGGGTCTGTCGGTGAAGAGGACCCCCTGGATGAACATGTGTGGTGAATGTTTGTCCTGGTTCAGCCAGCTTGAAGTGGACTTTGATACTTAGTGTTAATTCTCTCAGCAAACAGCAACTTTCAGCTCCCAAAGCTGCTGAACATAACACTCTGTGCTTGCCCTTGCCAAAGTAAATCTTTTAAGATTTTCCATACCACCAAGAGGGTTTAAGTGGGCTCAAATAAACAATTCTGATCTCTAATTGACTAATACAGTGGAACCAGGTCATTTCATCACCTTCAAATGCATAAAAACCATGTGAGTCCTGTCATTTAATGAAGTGAGACGTTTACTTCCTCATCTTTCCATAGCGTGTGGCTCTCTGGATGTTTTGGGCTGCAGTAACCCTTGATTCATGTGACGTAACGGCCTACAGATAtccacagtttgtgtgtttttgcaatTTTCTCAGCAGTGTCAACAGCCAGTGGACTACATCTTCTTCCCCTGGGTCAAAGTGGTCTCTGTTTGATCTGTTTCAACTCGTCCACACAGTCTGGAAATCAATGGGCCGCAAACGGGAAGTGCACGCCTAGTGAGTGACCTCTTCTTCCTTGAGGTGTCATTTTTCACCAGGACGGCTGACTTCTTCACCGGGGAGATCGTCTGAAAATGTCTCACCAGTTTGCTTATGGGTTGCCTCCTTGTTGTGTATTTACTGCAGTAGGTCCCCACATTGTCCTGAGGCTGCTGTGACAGATGTTTGAGTGTGTGGTGGTCACATCATTTTCTTTACAATGAATAATACCCCCACTGCTGCTCAATCGCTGCAATAGTATCATCTGCTGTTGAATGTTGTCCACTCATGTTTAactgtacagtatatgcttTATACCACAATGAAGTATGTTTTTAACTATTGCACATATTgtattatcatttattattcTAGGATGCCAAGCAACAGCAGGCAAAGGGACTGCTAATGAAAACTAGTCTTCAAGCTAACTCAGTCGcacttacatttatttaaatgttgaCTTGTGTTCACTGTCCATTTCCCTATCAATAAATAGATATCCACATAGTACACACTGACTGAATTTTATGTTAACATTTCCCATTACACACGTTATACTTGTGTTAACTGCACCAACAGTACTTGCACTGATCACTTCCCTGCCTCGTTATAATAAGATCTGAGTCAAGTCTGCCACCTGCTGTTACAGAACAACTTTGATATAAGGGCTATGCACTAACAATTTGGTGTGGTCCAAGTTTCAATCACCACATGTTAATTTGGGTTATCTAACGGGAAAtagagagaagagaaatttatccatgtttttatttgcaggATAGGTCAAATAATTCAGTCATTCGAGGTAAAGACTCACTGTCTTAAATTTAAAGAAAatttactgcagtactttaaGAATATCAAATGAAATTTGTGAGCTAAAGATGCCCACTATTCATAGTAAAACAAACATATATGTAGcatgtatacatatacagtaaaatgaaacacacatacgtcaaaataaaatatatgtacacatggAATGAACAACAGGGGGTGCAACATATGAACATAGGGTATTCGTTTTTGTTATGAattttcaaatgttaaaaattAAAAGCCCAGAAAAATGGtagaaaatatgaataatattaAGGAATTATAAATAATCACAGATGGATTCGGTTTGAGGATGGATGAAAATGGAGTATAATAAGTCAGTAAAATCAAAGTGATAAGTTATATGAGATGCTACTAAAGCATgtttctatccatccatccattatctataccgcctatccctttcggggttgcgggggactggagcctatcccagctacaatgggcgagaggcggggtacaccctgaaccggtcgccagccgattgcagggccacatacaaggacaaacaaacattcacactcgcactcacacctacggacaatttagagtcaccaattaacctaatgagcatgtttttggtctgtgggaggaagccggagtacccggagagaacccacgcatgcacgggaagaacatgcaaacttcacacagaaaggccccgtctgacccggggatcaaaccggcaaccttcttgctgtgaggcacgcgcactacctgctgcgccaccgtgcagccctcatgTTTCTATCATTGATATTAATAGACAGGAAACCACGCCCACCCGAGGCGAACTAACACGCAATTGGCCGCTTTCAGTAATTACGTCAGATCCGCAGTTGACTAAATTGACAAACAAACCTCCGCAAGATCGAAGTCATGGAGAAAGGCAGTTCCCAAATACTTGAACATGCTCAATCTGAGTTTAAAAGGCAGAACTATAAACAGGCTGAGGAGCTTTACACGAAGTTTATCGCTTCCTGTTTACAGTCCAGGTACCGCTTGTCCTTCCTGTAGAGGCAAAACGAGCTAACAGTCATTGTAGTCGAACTGGTGTTACACCGTTTTCTGTACCCGTCAATTTTTGTGACCCGGTTAGCCTTTAGCTTACTTTaattgtgtttctgtcacttaTGTGTCACTTAATTGACATGGTACCAGCTCTAATTGTGTCATATTTCCACAGGCAATGTGAAGCTAGTGATTTAGCCACTGCTTACAACAACCGCGGTCAGATAAAGTACTTCCGGGTGGATTTTCATGAGGCGGTGGAGGACTACACCTCCGCTATACAGACTGACAGCCGCTTTGAAACACCTGTCTACAACAGAGGACTCATTCGCTATAGACTTGGTACGAATACTCAGGTACAAAGTACGCGGTGACACCGTAGACAGCTGTCATCATAAAGACAGCGCAGAATGACTTCCGCTCAGGGCctgcttcaaaataaatgtcaaatatatGACTTGTTCCACTATTCTGTCCCTTTTGTCTCATTGCTTATTCACtttcaaagtgaaattaaataTGTATTCAAATATCAgggaagaaatgaaataaaataaaataaaataaaagcctgaATAAATAAGCCAAGAAACACACAATGCAGTTGCTTCTATGAAGCAATACAATAATATGTTTTGGAAGAGTTGTGTTCATCTCTCCAGTTGTTCATGATGGCCTTATTAAGATACACATTGTTAAGTCTAGTCCAGTTATTAGTCAGGTGGGATGATTCTGTATCAGTCTGATGTATTCTTTCCTAAGGCACTAGATGGAGCTGTGTACTCGCCTGTGCTCATGCTGCCCAGAAAATACAACACCTGACTCGTACTAAGCCTGTCTGGCAGTACATTACAAACCATtaacttttacattttcttttattatctCACAGGTTTTTTTGATGATGCCAAGAGTGACTTCCAGCAAGCATTAAAGCTCAATCCGGATTTTGAAGATGCCAAAGTGAGTCTGCAACAGGCAATTCTGGACCAGCAGCACAAGATAAACAGGGGATACTGACAACCTCATGAATTACAGAGTGCATGTTCTGTGTGGCCTGAAATCTGAAACATGTATGTTCTGTTACATGTTGATTTTCTGTACCTGCGGCATACAACAAATCAAGATGGGTTTTATCACTTAAAGATGTCAGCAAGAAGATGAATCTAGAAGTGAATCACAAATATCTTAAAGCAATCTGCACAGGTAACAATACAGCTGAAAAAGATCAGTCCGGCCACTCGTCTGGATTCTTGCTAAGCACAGCATTGATAATTGATAATTCCTTTGCTGCTCTGACTCCAGACTCTCCCAGGTGGAAAACTTGTAACGGCCTCGTAAATGAAAGTTTATGATTGTATAAGTC
This window encodes:
- the matn3a gene encoding matrilin-3a, yielding MMRSFLCSLLCCAPLLLSSVRATYHLSAGDPQLIAAQSYAQTRSNGRPPPRTLNPAKTDSQCRSRPLDLVFIIDSSRSVRPGEFEKVKIFLADMVDTLDVGSDATRVAVVNYASTVKIEFLLKDHFNKPDLKKAISRIEPLAAGTMTGLAIKTAVNEAFTEKSGARPRSRNISKVAIIVTDGRPQDQVEEVSAAARASGIEIYAVGVDRADMRSLQLMASIPLEDHVFYVETYGVIEKLTSKFRETLCGLDPCAMGHDCEHMCVNSNASYYCKCRNGYILNADKKTCSLKQVKVEVVEDPCKCEARLAFQKQAQAAIQQLTAKHILPVVSDGRHFIINSLCSTFH
- the ttc32 gene encoding tetratricopeptide repeat protein 32, coding for MEKGSSQILEHAQSEFKRQNYKQAEELYTKFIASCLQSRQCEASDLATAYNNRGQIKYFRVDFHEAVEDYTSAIQTDSRFETPVYNRGLIRYRLGFFDDAKSDFQQALKLNPDFEDAKVSLQQAILDQQHKINRGY